In a genomic window of Nostoc sp. UHCC 0870:
- the murB gene encoding UDP-N-acetylmuramate dehydrogenase: protein MKISQAAGNACTVPASTVEKQDKNDLSKGKVIYLPGTNCEIKSQALLSAYTSYRVGGAAEWYVAPRNIEALQASIKYAQEHNLRVTTLGAGSNLLVSDRGLDGLVIGTRHLRYSHFDPVTGQLTVAAGESIPSLAWAAAQLGWQGLEWAVGIPGTLGGAVVMNAGAHSSCIADMLVSVEVLSPDGTIETLTPADLGYTYRTSLLQGSDRIITQATLQLKPGADPAQVVAITKQHKQHRLSTQPYNFPSCGSVFRNPTPYTAGWLIEHTGLKGYQIGGAQVAHLHANFIVNRGGAKANDIFNLIRHIQHTVQESWSIWLEPEVKMMGEFQAVA, encoded by the coding sequence ATGAAAATTTCCCAGGCAGCTGGAAACGCCTGCACAGTTCCTGCTTCTACAGTAGAAAAACAGGACAAAAATGATTTAAGTAAAGGTAAAGTCATTTACTTACCAGGTACTAATTGCGAAATCAAGTCCCAAGCTTTGTTATCTGCATATACTTCCTATCGAGTTGGTGGGGCTGCGGAATGGTATGTTGCACCAAGAAACATCGAAGCATTGCAAGCCAGCATCAAGTATGCACAAGAACATAATTTAAGAGTAACCACCCTCGGCGCAGGCTCTAATCTGTTAGTGAGCGATCGCGGTCTAGATGGTCTAGTGATTGGTACTCGCCATCTACGCTACAGCCACTTTGATCCCGTCACAGGTCAATTAACCGTCGCGGCAGGAGAATCAATTCCCAGTTTGGCATGGGCAGCAGCACAACTAGGCTGGCAAGGTTTAGAATGGGCTGTCGGTATCCCCGGAACTCTGGGAGGTGCAGTAGTGATGAACGCCGGCGCGCACAGCAGCTGCATCGCAGATATGTTAGTTAGTGTTGAAGTCCTCTCCCCCGATGGCACAATAGAAACTCTCACACCTGCTGACTTAGGTTACACCTACCGCACTTCATTACTACAAGGTAGCGATCGCATCATCACTCAAGCCACCTTACAACTCAAACCAGGAGCTGACCCCGCCCAGGTTGTAGCCATCACCAAACAACACAAACAGCATCGGCTGAGTACCCAACCCTACAACTTCCCCAGTTGTGGCAGTGTGTTCCGTAATCCTACTCCTTACACGGCTGGGTGGTTAATCGAACACACAGGTTTAAAAGGCTATCAAATTGGTGGCGCACAAGTAGCTCATCTCCATGCCAATTTTATTGTTAACCGTGGTGGAGCAAAAGCCAACGATATTTTTAACCTGATTCGCCATATCCAGCACACAGTCCAAGAAAGCTGGTCAATATGGTTAGAACCAGAAGTCAAAATGATGGGTGAATTTCAAGCTGTTGCTTGA
- the kaiC gene encoding circadian clock protein KaiC, producing MREKEQQEPKPTSGGGVEKIRTMIEGFDDISHGGLPVGRTTLVSGTSGTGKTLCSLQFLYNGITYFDEPGVFVTFEESPSDIIKNAHIFGWNLQNLINEGKLFILDASPDPEGQDIVGNFDLSALIERLQYAIRKFKAKRVSIDSITAVFQQYEAIGVVRREIFRLVARLKQLNVTTVITTERSEEYGPVASFGVEEFVSDNVVIFRNVLEGERRRRTIEILKLRGTTHMKGEYPFTITNEGVNIFPLGAMRLTQRSSNVRVSSGVKTLDGMCGGGFFKDSIILATGATGTGKTLLVSKFIQNGCVNGERAILFAYEESRAQLSRNAYSWGIDFEELERQGLLKIICTYPESTGLEDHLQIIKSEIAEFKPSRIAIDSLSAMARGVSNNAFRQFVIGVTGYAKQEEITGFFTNTTDQFMGSHSITDSHISTITDTILMLQYVEIRGEMSRAINVFKMRGSWHDKGIREYNITADGPDIKDSFRNYERIVSGAPTRVSIDEKAELSRIMKRFEDKQGSDS from the coding sequence ATGCGCGAGAAAGAACAACAAGAACCAAAGCCTACATCTGGTGGTGGCGTAGAAAAAATTCGGACAATGATTGAGGGGTTTGACGATATTAGTCATGGTGGCTTACCTGTAGGAAGAACGACCTTAGTGAGTGGCACATCAGGGACAGGCAAAACATTATGCTCCCTACAGTTTCTCTATAACGGGATCACTTACTTTGATGAACCAGGAGTATTTGTCACCTTTGAAGAATCTCCTAGTGATATTATTAAAAATGCTCATATTTTTGGCTGGAATTTGCAAAACTTAATTAATGAGGGTAAACTTTTTATTCTCGATGCTTCCCCAGATCCAGAAGGTCAAGATATTGTAGGTAACTTTGACCTTTCAGCCTTGATTGAGCGATTGCAGTACGCCATTCGTAAATTCAAAGCCAAGAGAGTATCAATTGATTCCATCACAGCAGTATTTCAACAGTATGAAGCCATCGGTGTAGTCCGTCGGGAAATTTTTCGTCTAGTTGCACGTCTCAAACAACTAAATGTCACGACAGTCATCACCACAGAACGCAGTGAAGAATACGGGCCTGTGGCTTCCTTTGGGGTGGAAGAATTTGTGTCGGATAACGTCGTCATTTTCCGTAACGTTTTAGAAGGAGAACGTCGTCGCCGCACTATTGAAATTCTCAAATTGCGCGGTACAACTCACATGAAAGGTGAGTATCCTTTCACCATTACCAATGAAGGGGTAAACATCTTCCCATTAGGTGCGATGCGCCTCACACAAAGGTCATCTAACGTCCGTGTTTCTTCTGGGGTGAAAACCCTAGATGGAATGTGTGGGGGTGGGTTTTTCAAAGATTCGATTATTTTAGCCACAGGCGCAACAGGTACTGGTAAAACACTATTGGTAAGCAAATTTATCCAGAATGGCTGCGTCAATGGTGAACGAGCCATATTATTTGCTTATGAAGAATCACGCGCTCAACTATCTCGCAACGCTTATTCTTGGGGAATTGATTTTGAGGAATTAGAACGTCAAGGATTACTCAAAATTATTTGTACCTATCCCGAATCTACTGGGCTAGAAGATCACCTGCAAATTATTAAATCAGAGATTGCTGAGTTTAAACCATCACGCATTGCCATTGACTCTCTTTCGGCTATGGCCAGAGGAGTCAGCAATAATGCCTTTAGACAATTTGTCATTGGTGTTACTGGGTATGCTAAACAAGAAGAAATCACTGGTTTCTTTACTAACACCACAGATCAATTTATGGGATCACATTCAATTACAGATTCCCATATTTCCACAATCACAGACACAATTTTAATGCTACAATATGTCGAAATTCGTGGTGAAATGTCACGAGCGATCAACGTATTTAAAATGCGGGGTTCATGGCATGACAAAGGTATTCGTGAATACAATATCACTGCCGACGGACCCGATATTAAAGATTCTTTCCGTAACTATGAAAGAATTGTGAGTGGTGCGCCTACCCGCGTTAGCATTGATGAAAAGGCGGAGCTTTCTCGCATAATGAAGCGTTTTGAAGATAAACAGGGTTCTGATTCTTAG
- the kaiB gene encoding circadian clock protein KaiB, giving the protein MNKARKTYVLKLYVAGNTPNSVRALKTLKNILEQEFQGIYALKVIDVLKNPQLAEEDKILATPTLSKILPPPVRKIIGDLSDRERVLIGLDLLYEELSEEDWEEQEEL; this is encoded by the coding sequence ATGAATAAAGCCAGAAAAACTTATGTTCTCAAACTTTATGTGGCAGGGAACACGCCTAATTCTGTCAGGGCCCTCAAAACACTCAAAAATATTTTAGAACAGGAATTTCAAGGTATTTATGCTTTAAAAGTAATTGATGTCCTGAAAAATCCGCAATTAGCAGAAGAAGATAAGATATTAGCCACACCCACACTATCAAAAATTTTGCCTCCACCTGTCCGAAAAATTATCGGTGATCTTTCAGATCGTGAACGAGTGTTAATTGGATTAGATTTGCTGTATGAAGAATTGAGTGAAGAAGATTGGGAAGAACAAGAAGAACTTTAA
- a CDS encoding circadian clock protein KaiA has translation MLLPILIFPPDVKKNLDPREQLDAINPELSGWICAFRCFLSSMATITSQIYYQLKSFYPNMNENFTSKYAYAFADQKPKTPQVCQHMTQEVDRQVLLQQLKLDYQQILINYFTTDKTLKERIDKFINAVFCANIPVPQIIEIHMELIDEFSTQLQLEGRSDETLLDYRLTLIDILAHLCEAYRCAIFK, from the coding sequence ATGCTACTACCAATATTGATTTTTCCACCAGATGTTAAAAAAAATTTAGATCCGCGAGAGCAGTTAGACGCTATCAACCCAGAATTAAGCGGCTGGATATGTGCTTTTAGATGCTTTCTGTCTTCAATGGCCACTATAACATCTCAGATTTATTACCAACTGAAATCGTTCTACCCCAACATGAACGAAAATTTTACTAGTAAATATGCTTATGCCTTTGCCGACCAAAAGCCAAAAACACCACAGGTTTGTCAGCACATGACTCAAGAAGTTGATCGGCAAGTATTATTGCAGCAACTCAAATTAGATTATCAACAAATTCTCATAAATTACTTTACTACAGACAAAACACTAAAAGAAAGGATCGATAAATTTATCAATGCAGTATTTTGTGCTAATATTCCTGTGCCACAAATTATAGAAATTCATATGGAACTTATTGATGAATTTTCCACCCAGCTACAATTAGAAGGGAGAAGCGATGAAACATTACTAGACTATCGCTTAACACTCATAGACATCCTAGCTCACTTGTGTGAAGCCTATAGATGTGCAATTTTTAAATAG
- the smpB gene encoding SsrA-binding protein SmpB translates to MSDKSESYKVICDNRQARYLYEILETFEAGIQLTGTEVKSIRAGKVNLQDGYALLRDGEAWLINVHISPYNASGQYFNHEPRRTRKLLLHRQELRKLIGKVEQQGLTLVPLKMYLKRGWVKISIALGKGKKLHDKREDLKRRQDQRDIQRAMKNY, encoded by the coding sequence ATGAGCGATAAGAGCGAAAGTTACAAAGTTATCTGTGATAATCGGCAAGCCCGCTATTTATATGAAATCCTAGAAACCTTTGAAGCTGGGATTCAATTGACGGGAACTGAGGTCAAATCAATCCGTGCGGGTAAAGTGAACCTCCAAGATGGTTATGCTTTGCTTCGTGATGGGGAAGCATGGCTAATTAACGTGCATATTTCTCCTTACAACGCTAGTGGTCAGTATTTTAATCACGAACCACGCCGTACTCGCAAGCTGCTACTACATCGTCAGGAACTTCGGAAACTGATCGGTAAAGTAGAACAGCAAGGTTTGACATTAGTACCCTTGAAGATGTATCTGAAACGGGGCTGGGTCAAAATTAGTATTGCCCTCGGTAAAGGTAAAAAGCTCCATGATAAGCGAGAAGACCTCAAACGCCGCCAAGATCAACGTGATATTCAACGAGCAATGAAAAATTATTAA
- the murC gene encoding UDP-N-acetylmuramate--L-alanine ligase, protein MNNVVDFGGRPFHFIGIGGIGMSALAYVLAKRQLPVSGSDLRPNHITRKLESIGTYIFSRQEASNLEFFSPGVGVKELELNSSDQVPAINSNLPQVICSTAIHANNLEYKAALELGCPIWHRSDVLAALIAEHHSIAVAGTHGKTTTSSMIGYMLLEAGLDPTIIVGGEVNAWEGNARLGQSRYLVAEADESDGSLVKHAPEIGIITNIELDHPDHYDTLEEVVETFQKFAQGCKTLVGSIDCATVRELLRNASSDRLKPTITYSLDPETNADYTVTNIDYHAHGTAALVWEKGKALGVLNLRLLGHHNLSNALAGVAVGRMLGLEFGAIAKGIATFEGARRRFEFRGEVDGITFIDDYAHHPSEIRATLAAAKLQARPGQRVVAIFQPHRYSRTLTFLAEFAQSFTHADLVVLTDIYSAGEPNLGQISGEQLAEAVSKEHPQVVYQATLPAVNEFLLQTLRSGDLALFLGAGNLNQAIPEIITTLCELATATS, encoded by the coding sequence TTACGCGTAAATTGGAATCTATCGGGACATATATTTTTAGTAGACAAGAGGCTAGTAATCTCGAATTCTTTAGTCCGGGGGTAGGAGTTAAGGAATTAGAATTAAATTCATCAGATCAAGTTCCTGCTATCAACTCAAATCTGCCGCAAGTTATTTGTTCAACAGCAATTCATGCCAACAACTTAGAGTATAAAGCAGCTCTGGAATTAGGTTGTCCAATTTGGCATCGTTCAGATGTCTTAGCAGCCTTGATTGCCGAACACCACAGTATTGCTGTAGCCGGAACTCACGGTAAAACTACCACTAGTAGCATGATTGGTTATATGTTACTAGAAGCTGGTTTAGATCCTACCATCATCGTGGGTGGTGAAGTAAATGCTTGGGAAGGCAATGCTAGGTTGGGACAGAGTCGCTATTTAGTAGCGGAAGCAGATGAATCTGATGGTTCGTTGGTAAAACACGCTCCAGAAATTGGCATTATTACTAATATTGAATTAGATCATCCTGACCATTACGACACATTAGAGGAAGTAGTTGAAACCTTCCAAAAGTTTGCCCAGGGTTGTAAAACCTTAGTGGGTAGCATTGATTGCGCCACAGTACGCGAGTTGCTACGCAACGCCTCCAGCGATCGCCTCAAACCTACAATCACCTACAGTCTAGATCCAGAGACAAACGCTGACTACACAGTTACTAACATTGACTATCATGCCCACGGAACTGCTGCTTTAGTCTGGGAAAAAGGCAAAGCCTTGGGAGTGCTGAATCTGCGCTTGTTGGGACACCATAACTTGAGTAATGCTCTAGCTGGTGTAGCCGTTGGGCGGATGTTGGGCTTAGAATTTGGAGCGATCGCCAAAGGTATCGCCACCTTTGAAGGTGCTAGACGACGCTTTGAGTTTCGCGGCGAAGTTGATGGTATTACTTTTATCGATGACTACGCTCATCATCCTAGTGAAATTCGGGCAACCCTAGCTGCGGCAAAGCTACAAGCCAGACCAGGACAGAGAGTAGTGGCGATATTCCAGCCCCATCGCTATAGTCGGACATTAACCTTTTTAGCAGAATTTGCTCAGTCCTTCACCCATGCCGATCTAGTGGTACTAACTGATATTTACAGTGCTGGCGAACCCAATTTAGGGCAAATCAGTGGAGAGCAGTTAGCAGAAGCTGTATCTAAAGAACATCCCCAGGTAGTTTATCAAGCAACTTTACCTGCGGTGAATGAGTTTCTACTGCAAACTCTACGGAGTGGAGACTTGGCACTATTTTTAGGTGCAGGTAATTTAAATCAGGCGATTCCTGAAATTATTACCACACTTTGTGAGCTGGCTACAGCCACATCATAA
- a CDS encoding response regulator transcription factor yields the protein MPLTILVVDDDLGTRLSISDYLELSGYTVITANDGQEALAMVEEYQPDLIVTDIVMPRMNGYELVRRVRQKPKFRLLPVILLTARTKTQERILGYQSGCDLYLPKPFELEELAAAICNLLERSQIIQSEYRFPHKDSLASSGSTKVIETHNSILSHFEGSGLLSSLTIREQEVLELLTHGLSNAEMGLQLHLSPRTVEKYVSSLLRKTDTSNRAELVRFAIKHGLVE from the coding sequence ATGCCCTTGACGATCCTTGTGGTGGATGACGATTTGGGCACTCGTCTATCTATTAGTGATTATCTTGAACTGTCAGGCTATACAGTAATTACGGCCAATGACGGACAGGAAGCTTTGGCAATGGTAGAAGAATACCAGCCAGATTTAATCGTTACTGATATTGTCATGCCACGTATGAATGGGTATGAATTAGTACGTCGGGTACGTCAAAAACCCAAATTTCGCTTATTACCCGTAATTTTATTAACAGCCCGTACCAAGACTCAAGAAAGAATTCTTGGTTATCAGTCTGGGTGTGACTTATACTTGCCCAAACCTTTTGAGCTAGAAGAGTTAGCAGCAGCCATTTGCAATCTGTTGGAGCGATCGCAAATTATTCAATCTGAGTACCGCTTTCCTCACAAAGACAGTTTAGCTAGTTCTGGCTCTACTAAAGTCATAGAGACTCATAATTCTATTTTGAGTCATTTTGAAGGATCGGGGCTACTCTCATCTTTGACTATCAGAGAACAGGAAGTCTTAGAACTTTTAACTCACGGTCTTTCTAATGCCGAAATGGGACTTCAGCTACACTTGAGTCCCAGAACTGTAGAAAAGTACGTCAGCAGCTTACTCAGGAAAACTGACACCAGTAACCGGGCTGAATTAGTGCGTTTTGCAATTAAGCATGGGCTTGTAGAGTAG
- a CDS encoding WGxxGxxG family protein, producing the protein MKRDFTAVIGAGFLTLSTAILPLSLPAQAQVNTDPRVDNVPRTTTYTQRNDFDWGWLGLIGLLGLAGLAGRKQHDEPTRYRDPNAPGATSYRD; encoded by the coding sequence ATGAAACGTGACTTCACCGCAGTTATTGGGGCTGGCTTTCTGACTTTAAGTACAGCCATTTTGCCTTTAAGTCTACCTGCACAAGCTCAAGTCAATACTGATCCTAGAGTAGATAATGTTCCTAGAACAACTACTTATACTCAGCGTAATGATTTTGATTGGGGTTGGCTGGGTTTAATTGGTCTATTAGGTTTAGCTGGGTTAGCTGGTAGAAAACAGCACGACGAGCCAACCCGTTATCGCGATCCCAATGCGCCTGGGGCTACTAGTTATCGGGACTGA
- a CDS encoding TolC family protein: MKGQQLLYSFLPGVTAAVLTTQPAVAEAMKVSSVQLASSSSVLTSNDSQNLVADSMKTQLPSNTVPASPEIIDNFDLSLLKSQSLSSQTSPVILTENTGISIEQKSPKDEIKIVSASPNRDLIHRLKQNRFKKTQKQTNLVSAEPELVKKVVPITTTYLQNPAPSTKLKTQLPIALQTSVRGVSAAKLLAANSCSLQTGNSATLILATNCPQSNWVGQQLAENSDPVPPSTTTPETVDFVQDTTPEPTTTPAIETPASETNTQQVPENLTPNANPLQFPTKTEEVTVRENQPITLAQALEIARRNNRDLQVSLLELERSQAVLKEAQAALYPSLSISSDITRSQSASAQLQDEARRKQGLISNSDEPGTSFNGQAELTYDIYTSGRRDASIKEAEERIRLSELAVESQSEDIQRNVSREYYDLQEADERVRIAQSAVENSQASLRDAQALERAGVGTRFDVLRSEVNLANARQELTNALSRQQISRRTLATRLSLPQVVNISTADPVKAASAWNRSLEESIVLAYKNRPELQQQLAQRNISEQQRRQALANLGPQVQLVANYNLLDQFDDGISVTDGYSFGVRASLNLFDGGAARARAAQARKNISIAETQFAEQRNQIRFQVEQAFFTQQANLENVQTANTALQQAQESLRLARLRFQAGVGTQTDVINAENELTRAEGNRITAILDYNRALADLRRSVTSRALPELVNNQ; this comes from the coding sequence GTGAAAGGACAACAATTACTTTATAGTTTCTTGCCTGGTGTGACAGCAGCTGTATTGACCACTCAGCCGGCTGTGGCTGAGGCCATGAAGGTAAGTAGTGTACAACTAGCGTCTTCTTCTAGTGTCTTGACTTCTAACGATAGTCAAAACTTGGTAGCAGACAGTATGAAGACACAGCTACCATCAAATACAGTTCCAGCTTCTCCAGAGATCATTGACAATTTTGATTTGTCGCTACTGAAGTCACAGTCTTTAAGTAGTCAGACTAGCCCAGTTATCTTGACAGAAAACACTGGTATTTCTATCGAACAAAAATCGCCAAAAGATGAAATTAAAATTGTCAGTGCATCACCTAATCGGGATCTGATCCACAGACTAAAGCAGAATCGTTTTAAAAAGACTCAAAAACAAACTAACTTAGTGAGTGCTGAACCAGAGTTAGTTAAGAAAGTAGTGCCTATTACTACTACTTATCTGCAAAACCCAGCACCGTCAACAAAGCTGAAAACGCAGTTACCTATAGCTTTACAAACATCTGTCAGGGGTGTAAGTGCAGCAAAATTGTTGGCAGCAAATAGTTGTTCTCTACAGACAGGGAATTCGGCAACGCTGATTTTAGCTACTAACTGTCCTCAATCCAATTGGGTTGGGCAACAGCTAGCTGAAAATAGTGATCCAGTCCCCCCAAGCACTACCACCCCAGAAACTGTTGATTTTGTTCAAGATACTACCCCTGAACCAACAACAACACCAGCAATAGAAACGCCTGCATCTGAGACTAATACTCAACAAGTCCCAGAAAACCTGACTCCTAATGCTAATCCTTTGCAATTTCCTACCAAAACCGAGGAAGTTACAGTCCGGGAAAATCAGCCAATTACCTTGGCGCAGGCTCTAGAAATAGCGCGGCGGAATAATCGGGATTTACAGGTGTCTTTGTTGGAACTGGAGCGATCGCAAGCAGTATTAAAAGAAGCTCAGGCTGCTTTGTATCCTAGTCTTTCTATCAGTAGTGATATCACCCGTAGCCAATCGGCTAGCGCACAACTCCAAGACGAAGCCAGACGAAAACAGGGTTTGATTTCTAACTCCGATGAACCAGGTACATCCTTCAACGGTCAAGCAGAATTGACCTATGACATCTACACCTCTGGTAGACGGGACGCTAGCATCAAAGAGGCAGAGGAACGGATTCGCTTGAGTGAGTTAGCTGTAGAGAGCCAATCTGAAGACATCCAGAGGAACGTTTCTAGGGAATATTACGACTTACAAGAAGCAGACGAACGGGTACGCATTGCTCAATCAGCAGTGGAAAATTCCCAAGCCAGTTTACGAGATGCCCAAGCATTAGAAAGAGCTGGTGTAGGAACTCGGTTTGATGTGCTGCGCTCAGAAGTAAACTTAGCCAATGCCAGACAAGAACTAACTAATGCTCTTTCTCGGCAGCAAATTTCCCGTCGCACCTTAGCGACTCGTTTGAGCTTACCCCAGGTAGTAAACATTAGTACCGCAGACCCCGTAAAAGCAGCCAGTGCTTGGAATAGATCCCTAGAGGAAAGCATCGTCTTAGCTTATAAAAATCGTCCTGAACTGCAACAGCAACTAGCACAACGTAACATTAGCGAACAACAAAGACGGCAGGCACTAGCTAATCTGGGGCCACAAGTCCAATTAGTCGCTAATTACAACCTGTTAGATCAGTTTGACGATGGGATCAGCGTTACCGACGGTTATTCTTTTGGAGTTAGAGCTAGTTTAAACTTGTTTGATGGCGGAGCAGCCAGAGCTAGAGCAGCCCAAGCCAGAAAAAATATTTCGATCGCGGAAACCCAATTTGCCGAACAGCGCAACCAAATCCGCTTTCAAGTAGAACAAGCATTTTTCACACAGCAAGCTAACCTAGAGAACGTCCAAACTGCTAATACTGCCTTACAGCAAGCACAAGAATCACTACGTTTAGCGCGATTGAGATTCCAAGCTGGTGTAGGTACTCAAACAGATGTCATTAACGCCGAAAACGAACTAACTAGAGCCGAAGGTAATCGCATCACCGCGATTTTGGATTACAACCGAGCCTTAGCTGATTTACGACGATCTGTCACCTCCAGAGCGTTGCCTGAGTTAGTTAATAATCAATAA
- a CDS encoding photosystem II S4 domain protein, whose product MLPREELLKGVENRDSLARVIDQAEQAIKTWEVVMTDFLSPPELAEMQRVFSRLTDVQLLAWGGYPQAERQRVAIARSELPLDQSQVSLVAIEIAGNFLFDSATHRDFLGAMLGTGIVREKTGDIIVLGERGAQAIVVPELAEFLTMSLQQVRSVPVKTQAIDLSELKIREPKKKELTTVEASLRLDAIASAGFGMSRSKMVDFIDSGDVRVNWKEVTQASSHVKSGDLIAIRGKGRLEVGEIAVTKKERYRVQLTRYM is encoded by the coding sequence ATGTTACCACGAGAAGAATTATTAAAGGGTGTTGAAAATCGAGATAGTCTAGCTCGTGTAATTGACCAAGCAGAACAAGCAATTAAAACTTGGGAAGTGGTGATGACAGATTTTCTGTCACCTCCAGAATTGGCAGAAATGCAACGGGTGTTTAGTCGGTTAACAGACGTGCAACTATTGGCTTGGGGTGGATATCCGCAAGCTGAACGCCAAAGAGTTGCGATCGCCCGTTCTGAGTTACCTTTAGATCAATCTCAAGTTAGCTTGGTAGCAATAGAAATAGCTGGAAATTTCTTATTTGATTCAGCGACACACCGCGACTTTCTCGGTGCAATGCTAGGTACAGGTATTGTCAGAGAGAAAACTGGGGACATTATTGTTTTAGGTGAACGCGGCGCGCAAGCAATCGTTGTACCAGAGTTGGCAGAATTTTTGACAATGAGTCTACAGCAGGTGCGTTCTGTTCCTGTCAAAACCCAGGCGATTGATTTGAGTGAGTTAAAAATTCGCGAACCAAAGAAGAAAGAATTAACGACAGTAGAAGCTTCCTTAAGGTTAGATGCGATCGCCTCGGCTGGTTTTGGGATGTCTCGTAGTAAAATGGTAGACTTCATTGATTCTGGCGACGTGCGGGTAAATTGGAAAGAAGTTACTCAAGCCAGTTCTCATGTTAAATCTGGTGACTTAATCGCCATTCGCGGTAAAGGACGCTTAGAAGTTGGGGAAATTGCTGTCACAAAAAAAGAACGCTACCGCGTTCAATTAACAAGATATATGTAA
- a CDS encoding YbaB/EbfC family nucleoid-associated protein, translating to MAEKGQGFGFGLGKMKELAEAFKKAQQVQEGAKRLQEELEQMEILGEAGGGLVKVIVSGNQEPKRVEISPDALAQGPEMLSDLVTVAMKSAYEKSTATMRERMEELTSGLELPGF from the coding sequence ATGGCAGAGAAAGGACAAGGATTTGGCTTTGGCTTAGGCAAAATGAAAGAACTAGCCGAAGCGTTCAAAAAAGCACAACAAGTTCAAGAGGGTGCAAAGCGACTCCAAGAAGAATTGGAGCAAATGGAAATTCTGGGAGAGGCTGGTGGTGGACTAGTTAAGGTAATTGTCAGTGGTAACCAAGAACCCAAGCGGGTAGAAATTTCTCCCGATGCTTTAGCACAAGGGCCAGAAATGCTTTCTGACTTGGTGACAGTAGCCATGAAAAGTGCCTACGAAAAGTCTACAGCAACCATGCGCGAACGCATGGAAGAACTGACCAGTGGGCTAGAACTACCTGGGTTTTAG
- a CDS encoding low molecular weight protein-tyrosine-phosphatase: MNYKLLFVCLGNICRSPSAENIMNYLIDRAELSDRILCDSAGTSSYHIGSPPDRRMSAAASTKLGIKLLGQARQLQKSDFQEFDLILAMDRDNYDNIIALDSTGQYHHKVKLMCEFCSQHTLKEVPDPYYGGTEGFNQVIDLLLDACEGLLQHIVSAE, from the coding sequence ATGAATTATAAACTATTGTTTGTCTGCTTGGGGAACATCTGCCGTTCACCATCGGCAGAGAATATCATGAATTATTTGATTGATCGAGCCGAATTAAGCGATCGCATCCTTTGTGATTCGGCCGGTACATCTAGCTATCACATTGGCAGTCCACCCGATCGCCGCATGAGTGCCGCAGCCTCAACAAAATTAGGAATTAAGCTGCTAGGTCAAGCTAGACAACTGCAAAAATCAGACTTTCAGGAATTTGATCTGATTTTGGCTATGGATCGAGATAACTATGACAACATTATTGCTCTTGATTCTACTGGACAATATCACCATAAAGTGAAACTGATGTGTGAATTTTGTTCTCAACACACCCTGAAGGAAGTTCCAGACCCCTACTATGGTGGCACAGAAGGCTTTAATCAGGTAATTGATTTACTCCTTGATGCTTGTGAAGGCCTATTACAACATATTGTGAGTGCTGAGTAA